Part of the Ornithodoros turicata isolate Travis chromosome 6, ASM3712646v1, whole genome shotgun sequence genome, TGATTTTTCTGGAGCGAAAAACGCGTGGACTTTGTCAGTATTTACTATTGTACTTCAACTTTGTGACTACCCGTAACTACGTACATATAGAAAAAGTTACTGTACACTTGTAATGCAGTTACTGGTTTCAATAGCTAGCTGTAACTGCAGCTTAGTTACCTCTTTACGTAAGTTAAGTGGAACTTATCCCTTCCCAGGCTTGGCCCTGCTCCACAAATCCGTGCGGATGAAAGTGGCGATGAAGAAGATCTTCCTCGCAAGGCAAGAGGCGCTTCCAGATATTTATATTTCTCTCTCGCTTCTCAGAGGTGCCTCTTTTCATGCATAGGTGTTTCATAGTTGTACCTTCTTTCTGCCTGTACTGTAGGGGACAGTGCAGTCATCAGTGGTGGCAGCACCTGCGAAAGATGCCTCGAGAACACGCAAAGAAGCCAGTGCGGAGCAGAAAGGGGACAAGCGATGCATGGAGCGTAACAAACGCATGTTCGGCATGATCCTCGGAACATTGCAGAAGTTTCAGAATGAAGAGACACGCCGAAAAGAGCAAGCGCAGGTTGGTTACTTGTTGGCTTTTGTCGGTACAAAACAGTACGAGGACATCAACGTGGACCCTGTGCGACCGTGTTTGTTCGAATACAAGTAATTTGGCTTTCCTACGTCGTAAGGCACATCTGGCATCCGTCGCTTGCCGCGCAGACCTTGGTCAGTTGTGTGTCAAATGTCCGTCTGATTCTGCAATATTTTTAATTTCTTGGACAGTTACCGGGTATCTGAGAGAGCAGTTCGGCAAGATGTTGTGCAAGACACAGGACGAGAAACGTCCGGATTGATTGCGTGCATGTGACCACATGTGTCTCGCGTTACGTAATCTTGCGTGTTTCCTGCACCACAGCAAGAATCAATCAACCGATCATAGAACGTTCCATCTTCTACCGCTTCTCTGTTGGCGGCCCTGGTTACAGCGCCCTCATTTGCGTTTTTTTTAGTGAACCGTTTGTTGCCTAGGGTTTTTTCGCGAAATATTTCCCAAGCCTGCCTCCATCCGAATTGACACCCCCCATTATATTAAGACAGCAAAATTAACCACTTATACGGCGTCTGTTCTCCACTGGCTATATGTTCACCTCACTAGTTGACATTATAAGTGTTCCGTGGTTCTCTCGCAGTCTCAGAAGAGAGCCGAAATTGAGCAGAAGCTGGAAGAAGCGGCCGAGAAGGAGAAAGCCCAGCTCAGGAAAGAGCGCCAAGACCTGTTTGTCGCTCGCCGAGAGAAGCAGCAGAGCTTGCGGCGGTTGGAGCAGAAACTGGAGATCGCCCGTCTGGTGTgtccttccccttttttttttggtgatgagtagagcctcaagtttttgggaaatatatttttctaaatccgggggtagaaatcgggtaaataaacatgtgctctaaattcgggtgaaaaaacttgcAGCAACTTGCTAAgttcgggaagaaatcgggctcagttactcaaactaactgtactggtttggtacaaacggtttTCCCGTCTCTCTCGCTCATATCCTAGACTATAAACAACGGTTGCTCGATTGTGATGTGATCGCGCGCTTGTAGCAACCATAGACTTGCACACGAGCCAGTTTCAAAGGTACAGGCTCTCCGAAATAGTCTGCAGCGATTGATTCAAGTTACTGTGTATGACGATGCAGTAAAAGGATCCACCAGACCTGGTCCAGTGCAGCCCAGATGTATCCAGCATTATCTGACTATTATTCGTGCAAAGAAGCTAGTACTTCAACAAGGATACTAGTATTCACTGTTGATTACTATACACAAAAGTGTTGTTAACTCTCTGATACGTACTCCTCAAATATCCATGGGACCGTGTGTAGTGAAAATATGAAGGGCCTATTATTTGAGAATACACGCCAGTTCGGGTAGAAAATAAATTGATCGAATAATAATCGAGGATACTGTCCTTGCACGAACAAGCACGAAGAGGCGGAAGCGCGTCAGCGCCTCTTGCTCAACTTCATCCACACCAAGACAAAGCCTCACATCATGTACAAGCCTGCAAAGCACAACACCGAGACCCAGAAGCGACTAAAAGAGTCGCAGAAGAGAGTACTCGGTAAGGGGAACTATCCACCTGTAGTCTGGCAACCTAATAGCTACAGTGAGTACTATTATTATTCCCTCAGGAATCATCGAGAGCAGGAGACTGAAAGCAAAGGAAGAACTGGACGCGATCGACGAACAGTTCCGCAGGGGAGCACCGGTGACCCAGGTTGAGGAGGAAGAGATGGGAGAGAACGAAGCCTCCGCGGTCGTTGCCGAAGACACTGGTGACAAGGAGAACAGGGTGAAGGAGGAAGGTGTAGAGGTGAAAGAGATGGTGACGGAACCGGTGGAGGAAGACTCGCAGAACAATGGGCCGGCGCAAGTCAAGGAGGAGCCTATGGAGACGGAAGTATCAACAGGTGAGGCACAGTTATATAGCCTCATGTAAGAACACATGTAGTTTGACCTATTTTGCACTTCAGCAACAACAGTGGGAGTGAGGAACTGAGGTTAGCTGGGAGACAGATTAATTTGTCTCCTGGGTTCGCGCCACAAGATCCTATTGTGGGTGGCACTTCGGATTATTTCCCCTCTGAGTATCACAAACATACCGTTACTTGGGTTGCTAACTAGACCATGTGAACGTAGTATCTTTTCTTTCCACTGGATTCTGCGTGATAATTGAAATTATCGGAAATATTTGTGCTTAAAAATCGGACCTACTGTACCTGAAAACCACTCCAACTGAACCAGTAACAACATGGCTGGTTTTTAAAATTGACGCGCTTCATTAAGCTGCAGCTCAAACAACGAATGTGCTACTAGGCCTACGTGCTTCCGAAAATGCAGTGGGAAAATGTGCGCGGTTGCGTCTCATTCtgacgaatgaaaaaaaaaacttttcttCCGTCACCATCCAGAGAGCGCCACTGTCGAGACCGAGCAAGTTGCAGACGCATCGGCAGAACCGGCCGACCCTCAGACAACTTCAGCGGACAGTACGGACGCGAAACTGTCCGTGGTTGAGGAGGACAGCAACTTGACTTCTGACCTGAAAGCAAAAGAGCAAGAGACCGAAGCGTCGCTGTTGACGCCCGTGGAGACGGTGGCCATCGAAGCTCTGGGTGACCAAGGGTTTGAGCCCATCTACGATGAGTGACACGTTGCATCCGCAACACACCATGTGCAAGCCATGACTTTGAAACTCTGTCACACATTCTCTGTGCGTGGCGTCCGCTTCAAATGACTGAGAGCGCCCTCTGTGCAAGGGGAAAGACTCGTGGCCTCGTTTTAGATTTGGCggcagtttgtttgtttgtttgtgtttcttcagtTTTGTGACAGGCTGTGTTGAGGCAGTGGCCtgggttttctttctttccttccttgtTTTTTCCCCCCTCACATCAGAaacgttctcggcccatggGAGGTTCAGATTTTCCCATTGCCTTCAGTCTTCAGGCCGTCGCCAATTTTGTTttgtaaagaaaagaaagaagcagaTTTGGATTAtaccaaattttttttttttctgtttctggttTAAAAGGGTCTTGGAGTGTTCAGTGGCGATATGGCGAACGGGATGACTGGAGTTGCGCCAAATTATTCTATTTAGAACAGTCGTACAAGAACCACAGCATGTTGACGAGGAAGCGTGAGCCGTCGAATCATTAAAGTCATCATTCCAGTTTGTTGCTcggatgtttttctttttttaagcacTGAGTGGGGATTAAAGGGCATTCAGCTGTTGGCCAAACAAGAACTATGCACTGTAAAAGCAGGGCGTTCATTGTACAAAGGGACAATCGCATCCGGAAAAATCTGATTAATCTCAACTAATCTAAATTAAAATCTATGGAGACCGATACCGCTGCGTTCAGCATAGGCCGACAATCTAATTGACCAATTTTTTGTCCCGAAAGTGCTTAGATACTAAATGAACAAATTTGAACGATCaacgctgcttccgcagctgcagaggctctGCAGCGTGATGTCGCTCCCTAAgcagaggagtgagagggcggcgctcagaAGAGTGAGGCACCGTTCAGACGCCCACACGGCCTCACCATTCCATTTCTCAAGCTCaagccctcattggttcttagggagtgacgtttttccagacagggaattccggcatactctcagcatccggcgtctgctcctgTCATGTagactatccttgcgtttgctgaccaagagcctTGCAGCAGGCGAAATAAtggtaacgctgcgccatctgttaggtcagcaaacgcaaggacaGTCGTCATGTATTCCGGCTAATAACGGCCTAACTACGCCACTTCTTCGCGTTGCATTTTCTACACTGTGGTctgcgaggaataaaatgacaccatagTTCCAAAACCGACCGAAACGggtgcgaccgtccctttaaacgtGCGCACCCCAAGCCCTTGGGTTTATGAGGCGCTATTATGTCAGTTGCCGAAGGCTTCTGAAATATTGTGCAACATTTCTCGTTAATGTAGCGCTTAAAATGGCTCTAAAAAAGTTGTTCTGAGAAGTAGCTgcgggaggaggatttcaccctcatttccctcttccaaatgcactGCCAAAGGTACAGGGAGGGGTATATGGTAGCCATGGCAACTGAGGCAGTGGCATCAATATTCAGTTATAATTAGCCACAAAGTTGCTGCGACAAAGCATGTGCCAGTGTACCAGCTTTGGACTGTCGCTTTAAAAGAACAATTCTCGCCTACGTCGAGTAGCTGGACCGACACTGGAGGTTGCCATGCACCACATGATCCTAGCAATGTATAAAACACTCAGTCTCTTGGGGACACCGTGTCACGCACCGGGAAATACGGTATTTTACGGATTCACGTCTATGTGAGCACATCTAGTGGCTCTTCCAAGGAGAGCTGTTTCATACACATGgcataaagaagaagaaacacgtTCTTCAACATGTTCTGGCTCTTGCGAGCCAGTTCGCTGTACATGTAGAGCCATTTATTAAATCAAATACCCTCGGGAGTCCATCGATGTAAGGTACATCAAAACGGAGGGGCGTCCGTGGAAAGAGTTCGTGACACTGTTCAGTGATGGTGACCCAATGTAAGGAACATGGGTAGGATTGTGCCCACTATAAGGATAAGAACATCTCTCCTCCTGAACCCCTCGCTGGACCGATTCCTCACGTCTGGGTCGGCATGGCGAGAGACCAGTTCCGGTAGGACGTGTACCGTCGATACATAAAGGAATGTGCCCGCGCTGAACAGCAGAGCCAGTCCAGTGGAATTGAGCGAGTTGGACCCTtcttgagatttctgaaaagtgCCGTTCGGCGACAAATGAAGATAATAATTCGGGATAATTTGACGTTGAATTAGATATAACGATCATTTTTCTGATAATGTAGCGATCCGCATTCTACTAAGACCGGGACAACCGGGAACAACACAACGCGGAGCGCTCACTTTAATACAGATACATTCACAAATGCTGTTTTTACTTTTGCAGCGGGAAATTCCTTTCCGACAACGCGTGTGATGTGGGAGCGCTTTGTTGCCAGACTGGCAGAGGACAAAATATGCGcgtcttccctccttgcatcgtaaacaatgCTCCGCATCAATATGGCATcgagacaacaatagagcattGAGCATTACGAGGTTGAGCCGTAACGTTACATGGCACGCTTAGACTCCTCCTAATGGCCGTACTCTCTCTGTAGACGACTGTACTATGAACAACACTTCCCTTATTtccctttcccccgttttttatATCTCCCCCAGTTATAGCTTTTACATATACCCCAATCGCAGCCACGTTTCCTAGAATGTAAGAACAAATTTCCTCGTCCGCTTTATTACTGTTATTTTTACGTTCCATTAAATTATGCCATTATCTTCCACGTGTTGTCCTGGTTTTAGTGCTTTTAACGTAGAACGCGAGTCTTACACTAACGAGCCCAAATGGACGTTTTAGCGAATGTAATGATCGCTCGAGCTAAGTTCGTACTTAATAAAAAGTGTTAATTACATAATTGATGACACAATAGGTGGTCAGAGTCATCACAGGAGCAGCCAGTGAGAAGACAGCCAAATGCCTGCGAATCGTCGGCCGTTCCAGGCCTTCGTGCAGTAAAAAAGTGGCCAGAGCAAATGCAGCAGGGAACTGAAATTTGCAACAATGAGCCTATGATACCGACCGGCATTGTAAGGAGCGGGTGGTCGGCCAACACTGTTTTCCCACTTACCTTGTGCAGTACGATGGCCAGGAACACCACAAACTCCGTTTCCACCTTGCCAGTCGTTGCTGCAGCGCCCAACGCGATGCCGTCGGCTGGGTGTTAATTGATTTAATTACGTTAAGGACCTTTATTGGGGTTTTATAACTATTAACGATTAACTTActgaatcttttttttttttttcttttcactgttcTCCTGTTTCTGCTTACTACAGAAAGTGTACGGGTATTGCGGTAAAttttgcgcgattttttttcctttactcGGCGAGCTGTATTGAGTGCTTTTATTTTATCATATTTCTTTTCACTATTCTCCTCCGTCATATTTCTACTTACTACAGAAAGTTTATGGGTATGAGACTGTGTAGCGTAGGCTATTGTGTGTTAGATTCTCGCGCATTATTTATC contains:
- the LOC135397346 gene encoding pinin-like, with protein sequence MAGTSVFALIQAEFDAAQKGLKDVDENIKRLTGRNPEEFRNQNRRTGVGPQAGNQEEGQGRDRTVSKNGAGQGGQPPAKRRNFGSAFSRLGPAPQIRADESGDEEDLPRKGTVQSSVVAAPAKDASRTRKEASAEQKGDKRCMERNKRMFGMILGTLQKFQNEETRRKEQAQSQKRAEIEQKLEEAAEKEKAQLRKERQDLFVARREKQQSLRRLEQKLEIARLHEEAEARQRLLLNFIHTKTKPHIMYKPAKHNTETQKRLKESQKRVLGIIESRRLKAKEELDAIDEQFRRGAPVTQVEEEEMGENEASAVVAEDTGDKENRVKEEGVEVKEMVTEPVEEDSQNNGPAQVKEEPMETEVSTESATVETEQVADASAEPADPQTTSADSTDAKLSVVEEDSNLTSDLKAKEQETEASLLTPVETVAIEALGDQGFEPIYDE